Proteins encoded by one window of Lathyrus oleraceus cultivar Zhongwan6 chromosome 1, CAAS_Psat_ZW6_1.0, whole genome shotgun sequence:
- the LOC127114160 gene encoding MATH domain and coiled-coil domain-containing protein At3g58360, producing the protein MDEHKQSCVENFEKFTWKVENFSFLDTQLNYYSEPFVVGGYPWKILLYKRGDNADGLSLFLSVVETANMSNGWSRHVKFRLLVFNQHDSNKTIISDELELEFNARLTEFGLKSFVSSTLLHDSHSGFLVKDVCIVGAKISIYKSKHEKEVTENLEVEGRSQTQEKVQSHESELVDFKGLGQIEKAFVPLLEEACTQQPSLIVSQQKRSGKFMEWAFMALGRVLYFLKTKKVKDMNDLACKELQMLWEELELFSFDLTWLEPRVQSALRMKSYLEKLDESQKLKNTLVVLELEIERLKSKIDTLDVSIDAARELMRIEDLEETDLEAELGFMKS; encoded by the exons ATGGATGAGCATAAACAATCTTGTGTTGAGAATTTTGAGAAATTCACATGGAAGGTTGAAAACTTCTCTTTCTTGGACACTCAGTTGAATTACTACTCCGAGCCCTTTGTCGTAGGCGGTTATCCATG GAAGATTCTTCTCTATAAAAGGGGTGATAATGCAGACGGCTTATCACTATTTCTGAGTGTTGTGGAAACTGCTAATATGTCTAATGGATGGAGCAGACATGTTAAATTTAGGTTGCTTGTATTTAACCAGCACGACAGCAACAAAACAATCATATCTGATG AGCTAGAGCTGGAGTTCAATGCAAGGCTCACTGAGTTCGGTCTTAAATCTTTTGTGTCTTCAACTCTGCTTCATGATTCTCATAGTGGATTCCTTGTAAAAGATGTTTGTATTGTTGGTGCAAAGATTTCAATTTATAAGTCAAAACATGAGAAGGAAGTGA CTGAAAATCTGGAAGTTGAAGGTAGAAGTCAAACGCAAGAGAAAGTGCAAAGCCACGAAAGTGAACTTGTGGATTTCAAGGGCTTAGGACAAATAGAAAAAGCTTTTGTTCCGTTATTAGAGGAAGCGTGTACTCAGCAGCCTTCACTTATTGTGTCTCAGCAGAAAAGAAGTGGCAAGTTTATGGAATGGGCGTTCATGGCTTTAGGCAGAGTTCTTTATTTTCTTAAGACTAAAAAggtgaaagatatgaatgattTAGCTTGTAAGGAGCTTCAAATGTTGTGGGAGGAACTTGAGCTATTTAGTTTTGATTTGACATGGCTAGAGCCTCGTGTTCAATCAGCCTTAAGAATGAAAAGTTATTTGGAGAAATTGGATGAGTCACAAAAGCTTAAGAATACTTTGGTAGTTCTAGAGTTGGAAATAGAGAGGCTAAAGTCAAAAATAGATACTCTAGATGTAAGTATTGATGCTGCAAGAGAGTTGATGAGAATAGAAGATCTTGAAGAAACAGATTTGGAAGCTGAACTAGGATTTATGAAATCGTAA